In Thermococcus sp., one DNA window encodes the following:
- a CDS encoding ubiquitin-like small modifier protein 1 codes for MRVKFYATFRELIGKKEVEVHGVKTVRELVEYLAEHYSPEIRKQLLETERVAEGKPIDGMILVNGHNVLHLRGLDTELKDDDEVHIFPPAGGG; via the coding sequence ATGAGAGTCAAATTTTATGCAACCTTCAGGGAGCTCATAGGGAAGAAGGAAGTGGAAGTTCACGGGGTGAAAACGGTTCGCGAGCTTGTAGAATACCTGGCCGAACACTACAGCCCGGAGATCAGAAAACAGCTCCTGGAAACGGAACGCGTTGCGGAAGGGAAGCCCATTGACGGTATGATCCTTGTTAACGGGCACAACGTGCTTCACCTGAGGGGACTAGATACCGAGCTCAAAGACGACGATGAGGTTCACATATTCCCGCCGGCCGGTGGTGGGTGA
- a CDS encoding MTH1187 family thiamine-binding protein, whose protein sequence is MAVAEICLFPLGTESPSVGKYLEPVMDVIRESGLKHRLCPMGTVVEGSVEEILELVKACREAIFKAGAKRVVISLRIDDRLDKPLTIEGKMRV, encoded by the coding sequence ATGGCGGTTGCCGAGATATGCCTCTTTCCGCTCGGGACGGAGAGCCCAAGCGTCGGGAAATACCTTGAGCCGGTCATGGACGTTATAAGGGAGAGCGGACTGAAGCACCGGCTCTGCCCGATGGGCACGGTCGTTGAGGGCTCGGTGGAGGAAATTCTTGAGCTGGTAAAGGCCTGCCGGGAGGCCATCTTCAAGGCAGGGGCAAAGAGGGTCGTCATAAGCCTCAGGATAGACGATAGACTCGACAAGCCCCTGACGATCGAGGGCAAGATGAGGGTGTAA
- a CDS encoding class I SAM-dependent methyltransferase — translation MAEYFDRIARRYDDWYGTETGRYVDRTEKWLVFSMLQSKSGKALDLGCGTGNYTLELKKRGFDVIGLDASEGMLQVARSKGLNCIKGDAYSLPFPDRSFDLVLSVTMFEFIYEPERVVAEINRVLKPGGEVLIATMNGRSAWFVFKRFKSLFVETAYRYARFYTPGELEDLLRNAGFTDVRSGGVIFFPSFWPFHGLAERLDKKLHNRCKGIAAFIAVRGVKP, via the coding sequence ATGGCGGAGTACTTCGACAGAATAGCCCGCAGGTACGATGACTGGTACGGAACAGAAACCGGGAGGTACGTTGACAGAACTGAGAAGTGGCTCGTTTTTTCCATGCTGCAGTCGAAATCGGGGAAAGCCCTCGACCTCGGCTGTGGGACGGGCAACTACACCCTTGAGCTGAAGAAGAGGGGCTTCGACGTGATCGGTCTGGATGCCAGCGAGGGCATGCTCCAGGTGGCCCGCTCCAAAGGGCTGAACTGCATAAAGGGCGACGCCTACAGTCTGCCCTTTCCCGACCGGAGCTTTGATCTGGTTCTCAGTGTCACGATGTTTGAGTTTATTTACGAGCCCGAGAGGGTTGTGGCGGAGATAAACCGTGTCTTGAAGCCGGGAGGTGAGGTTCTTATAGCGACGATGAACGGACGGAGTGCCTGGTTCGTCTTCAAAAGATTTAAGAGCCTTTTCGTGGAGACCGCTTACAGGTACGCTCGCTTCTATACTCCAGGGGAGCTTGAGGACCTGCTCAGGAATGCCGGCTTTACCGATGTCCGGAGCGGTGGAGTGATATTCTTCCCGTCTTTCTGGCCGTTCCACGGCCTTGCCGAGCGCCTCGACAAAAAGCTTCACAACCGCTGCAAGGGCATCGCGGCTTTTATAGCGGTCAGGGGCGTGAAGCCTTGA
- a CDS encoding ParB/RepB/Spo0J family partition protein, which produces MKKIRLVTREEAWKRAGRIKREYEAIYGIEFELEAAFIPLTRVVPTQAALSEVKLLVVLQEIKHGYNAPIIVIPYGGRYYLIDGHHRAFALKKLGFDEIEAILIRPRGEFVPGVIKTTEKEGLKRLEDIKIVRD; this is translated from the coding sequence TTGAAAAAGATACGCCTGGTGACCCGGGAGGAGGCCTGGAAGAGGGCGGGGAGAATAAAACGGGAGTACGAGGCGATTTACGGCATCGAGTTTGAACTTGAAGCGGCATTTATACCGCTCACCCGTGTTGTGCCCACCCAAGCGGCGCTGAGTGAGGTCAAACTTCTGGTTGTTCTTCAGGAGATAAAGCACGGCTACAACGCCCCCATCATAGTCATACCCTACGGAGGCAGGTACTACCTCATAGACGGTCACCACAGGGCTTTTGCCCTGAAGAAACTGGGCTTTGACGAGATTGAGGCCATCCTCATCAGGCCAAGGGGAGAATTTGTCCCGGGCGTTATCAAAACAACAGAAAAAGAGGGACTAAAAAGACTCGAAGACATAAAAATCGTGAGGGATTAA